In the Flavobacterium acetivorans genome, one interval contains:
- a CDS encoding APC family permease: protein MPEDKTELKRSLGLIDATSLVAGSMIGSGIFIVTSAMARDIGSAAWLLIIWLVTGVITVAAALSYGELAGMMPNAGGQFVYIQRAYGRLVSFLYGWTVFTVIQTGVIAAIAVTFANYAAIFFPVLDQTLFTIGTGFVFSYQKVLAIFSIVLLTYINTKGVESGKTVQLVLTSAKLIALFALIVLGLYVGLQTNVLADNFTNMWEASKTVVHPDGSITVTKLAGMALLGAAGATIINSLFSSDAWNNVTFIAGEIKEPKKNIPRSLFLGTLIVTVVYVLANLAYLALLPMHGTPNAVDIASNGIMFASNDRVGAAAASMIMGNVSVFVMAGLIMVSTFGCNSGLILSGGRLFFAMAKDGLFFRQATELNSNQVPAKALCVQCIWACVLCISGKFGDLLTYATFASLLFYILTILGVFILRKKEPNADRPYKAFGYPFVPALYIVVTSAICMTLLIYDTFNTGLGLSIVALGIPVYYFVMNKKD from the coding sequence ATGCCAGAAGATAAAACCGAGTTAAAGCGTTCTTTAGGTTTAATAGATGCTACCAGTTTAGTTGCCGGTTCCATGATAGGATCCGGGATATTTATTGTAACATCAGCTATGGCCAGAGATATTGGATCTGCAGCCTGGTTGTTAATTATATGGTTAGTTACAGGTGTTATAACCGTTGCGGCGGCATTGAGTTATGGTGAATTGGCAGGAATGATGCCTAATGCAGGCGGACAATTTGTTTATATCCAACGTGCCTACGGACGGTTAGTTTCTTTCCTTTACGGCTGGACTGTTTTTACTGTAATTCAAACGGGAGTTATTGCTGCTATTGCTGTTACTTTTGCTAATTATGCCGCTATTTTCTTTCCAGTTTTAGATCAAACGCTTTTTACAATAGGTACTGGTTTTGTTTTTTCGTATCAAAAGGTTTTAGCCATTTTTAGTATTGTACTCCTAACGTATATCAATACTAAAGGGGTTGAAAGTGGAAAAACGGTTCAACTGGTTCTAACTTCGGCTAAATTAATAGCGCTATTTGCTTTGATTGTTTTAGGTCTGTATGTCGGTTTACAAACGAATGTTTTGGCAGATAATTTCACAAACATGTGGGAAGCAAGTAAAACGGTTGTGCATCCTGATGGTTCAATTACGGTTACTAAATTAGCCGGAATGGCACTTTTAGGTGCTGCAGGAGCTACAATAATTAATTCATTGTTTTCTAGTGATGCTTGGAATAATGTTACTTTTATTGCTGGAGAAATCAAAGAGCCCAAAAAGAATATTCCTCGTAGTTTGTTTCTAGGAACGCTGATTGTTACCGTAGTTTATGTTTTGGCAAATCTGGCTTATTTAGCTTTGTTACCCATGCATGGAACACCAAATGCGGTTGATATTGCTAGTAACGGAATCATGTTTGCTAGTAATGATAGAGTAGGAGCAGCGGCAGCAAGTATGATTATGGGTAATGTTAGTGTTTTTGTAATGGCTGGGTTAATTATGGTTTCGACCTTTGGGTGCAACAGCGGATTGATTCTATCGGGGGGAAGATTGTTTTTTGCAATGGCAAAAGACGGCTTGTTTTTTAGACAAGCAACGGAGTTGAATAGTAATCAAGTGCCTGCGAAAGCTTTATGTGTACAATGCATTTGGGCTTGCGTGCTTTGTATTTCGGGGAAATTTGGGGATTTATTGACCTATGCTACTTTTGCGTCCTTATTGTTTTATATTTTGACGATTTTGGGTGTTTTTATTCTTAGAAAAAAAGAGCCCAATGCTGATAGACCCTATAAAGCATTTGGTTACCCGTTTGTACCAGCACTATATATTGTGGTCACCTCGGCAATTTGTATGACTTTATTGATTTATGATACGTTCAATACGGGATTGGGATTGAGTATTGTGGCTTTAGGGATTCCGGTTTATTATTTTGTAATGAACAAGAAAGATTAA
- a CDS encoding heavy metal translocating P-type ATPase, with product MDTQNCFHCGLDIVKQEEIVFDAKKFCCNGCKTVYEIFSLNDLVCYYDFEKSPGATPQEIKGKYDFLDNETIVSKLLEFQEDTTAIVSLSIPHIHCSSCIWILENLQRLQNGISTSQVNFPEKKVRITYNSETVSLKEIVYLLSSIGYEPYISLENYETGKTNIDRSLTYKLGVAFFCFGNIMLLSFPEYFEVKEFWLDNYKPFFRWLIFALALPSFIYSGSGYYVSAYKSMKSGMLNIDIPIALGIIIMFIRSTVDIVFDYGSGFFDSLTGLIFFMLLGKMFQIKTYSFLSFERDFKSYFPIAITRINSDTSEESIPVYDVEKGNRLLIRNQELIPVDGILISEKASVDYSFVTGEAIPITKKSGDKIFAGGKLIGKVIEMEVLHSVSQSYLTQLWSNDVFQKKVEQKHKSITDTISRYFTPILLLIAFVSFGYWIFIDTNTAFNVFTAILIVACPCALALTAPFTMGNVLRILGKQKFYLKNALVIEQLAKVDTIVFDKTGTITTNKKSNISYEGKTLTDENVILVKNLLRASNHPLSRMLYDFLLEGRKAQTADFKEITGQGIQALIDGNEVKVGSAFFVGKKEGNTILQTAVHIQIGEVYYGKYVFNNQYREGLEVLFKSLKENYQIKVLSGDNEGERASLEKLLPEGTELIFDQKPEQKLEFIKKLQEEGKNVMMVGDGLNDAGALAQSNVGISISENVNVFSPACDAILEANEFQKLNYFLKLSKKAITTIKMSFVLSLLYNVVGLSFAITGNLKPLVAAIIMPLSTITIVSFVTVMSNYYARKNKNCN from the coding sequence ATGGATACACAGAACTGTTTCCATTGTGGATTAGATATTGTAAAGCAGGAAGAAATTGTTTTTGATGCGAAGAAATTTTGTTGCAACGGCTGTAAAACCGTATACGAAATTTTTAGTTTGAATGATTTGGTCTGCTATTATGATTTTGAAAAATCTCCAGGGGCAACACCACAAGAAATTAAAGGGAAGTACGATTTTTTGGACAACGAGACTATTGTTTCCAAATTGTTGGAATTTCAAGAGGATACAACAGCAATTGTGTCACTTAGTATTCCGCATATTCATTGCAGTTCCTGCATTTGGATATTGGAAAATTTACAGCGTTTGCAGAACGGTATCAGTACTTCTCAGGTGAATTTTCCTGAAAAGAAAGTTCGTATTACGTATAATTCTGAAACAGTTTCTCTAAAGGAAATTGTTTATTTGCTAAGTTCTATTGGCTATGAGCCGTACATCAGCTTAGAGAATTACGAAACGGGAAAAACGAATATCGACCGAAGTTTGACTTATAAATTGGGAGTTGCTTTCTTTTGTTTTGGAAATATCATGTTGTTGTCATTTCCGGAATATTTTGAAGTCAAAGAGTTTTGGTTAGATAATTACAAACCCTTTTTTCGCTGGTTAATTTTTGCATTGGCCTTGCCTTCTTTCATCTATTCGGGAAGTGGATATTACGTTTCTGCTTATAAAAGTATGAAGTCAGGAATGCTGAATATTGATATCCCAATTGCTTTGGGAATTATAATCATGTTTATACGAAGTACGGTAGATATTGTATTTGACTATGGTTCCGGATTTTTTGACAGTTTAACAGGCTTGATTTTTTTCATGTTATTGGGAAAAATGTTCCAAATTAAAACCTATAGTTTTTTGAGTTTTGAAAGAGATTTTAAATCCTATTTTCCTATCGCAATTACTCGAATTAACAGCGATACTTCGGAAGAAAGTATTCCTGTGTACGATGTTGAAAAAGGAAACAGATTGCTTATCCGGAACCAAGAGTTGATTCCTGTTGATGGTATTTTAATCAGCGAAAAAGCATCAGTTGATTATAGTTTTGTAACGGGTGAAGCAATTCCAATTACAAAGAAATCAGGGGACAAAATATTTGCTGGAGGAAAGTTAATCGGGAAAGTGATTGAAATGGAAGTGTTGCATTCGGTTTCACAGAGTTATCTTACGCAGTTATGGAGTAATGATGTTTTTCAGAAAAAAGTAGAACAAAAACACAAAAGTATCACGGATACCATAAGCCGCTATTTTACCCCTATTTTATTATTGATTGCCTTTGTTTCTTTTGGATATTGGATTTTTATCGATACCAATACCGCTTTTAATGTCTTTACGGCAATATTAATAGTGGCTTGTCCTTGTGCTTTGGCGTTGACTGCTCCTTTTACGATGGGAAATGTATTGAGAATTTTGGGGAAACAGAAATTTTATCTAAAAAATGCTTTGGTTATCGAGCAGCTTGCCAAGGTAGATACAATAGTTTTTGATAAAACAGGAACGATTACCACTAATAAAAAATCGAATATTTCTTATGAAGGTAAAACGCTTACAGATGAAAATGTAATATTAGTTAAAAATTTACTCCGAGCCTCTAATCATCCTTTGAGTAGAATGTTGTATGACTTTTTACTAGAAGGCAGAAAAGCGCAAACCGCAGATTTTAAGGAAATTACAGGGCAAGGAATTCAGGCTTTAATAGATGGGAATGAGGTCAAAGTTGGTTCGGCTTTTTTTGTTGGAAAAAAAGAAGGGAATACCATTTTACAAACCGCTGTTCATATTCAAATAGGAGAAGTTTACTATGGAAAATATGTTTTTAATAATCAATATAGGGAAGGTTTAGAAGTTCTTTTCAAAAGTTTAAAGGAGAATTATCAAATCAAGGTTCTCTCTGGAGATAATGAAGGCGAACGGGCTTCTTTAGAAAAACTTTTGCCTGAAGGAACCGAATTGATTTTTGATCAAAAACCGGAGCAGAAACTGGAATTTATCAAGAAATTACAGGAAGAAGGCAAAAATGTAATGATGGTAGGTGACGGACTGAATGATGCCGGAGCCTTGGCTCAAAGTAATGTTGGGATCTCAATTTCTGAAAATGTCAATGTTTTTTCACCGGCTTGCGATGCCATTTTGGAAGCTAACGAATTTCAAAAATTGAATTATTTTTTAAAGTTGTCCAAAAAGGCCATAACAACCATTAAAATGAGTTTTGTCCTGTCGCTACTTTATAATGTTGTAGGCTTGTCATTTGCTATTACGGGGAATTTAAAACCATTGGTAGCGGCTATTATTATGCCTTTAAGTACCATTACTATTGTCAGCTTTGTGACGGTTATGAGTAATTATTATGCGAGAAAAAATAAGAATTGCAATTAA
- a CDS encoding CcoQ/FixQ family Cbb3-type cytochrome c oxidase assembly chaperone, producing MFEQIKHNMETIAGVAIYPILSLLIFFFFFVGLALWVVSYKKEKINELSQIPLNDN from the coding sequence ATGTTCGAACAAATAAAACATAACATGGAAACAATCGCAGGAGTTGCGATTTATCCGATACTGTCATTATTAATTTTCTTTTTTTTCTTCGTAGGACTTGCTCTGTGGGTTGTGTCCTATAAAAAAGAAAAAATCAATGAGTTGAGTCAAATTCCATTGAACGATAATTAA
- the ccoN gene encoding cytochrome-c oxidase, cbb3-type subunit I, whose protein sequence is MEMQQFYYDNKIVKKFIYATIVFGVVGMVVGLLLATLFLFPNLTDGISWLSFGRLRPLHTNAVIFAFVGNAMFAGIYYSLQRLLKARMFSDFLSNLNFWGWQLIIVAAAISLPMGYSSSKEYAELEWPIDIAIALIWVVFGINMIGTILKRRERHLYVAIWFYLATFVTVAVLHIFNSLAIPVSGMKSYSVYAGVQDALVQWWYGHNAVAFFLTTPFLGLMYYFIPKAANRPVYSYRLSIVHFWSLIFLYIWAGPHHLLYSALPNWAQNLGVVFSVMLIAPSWGGMINGLLTLRGAWDKVRVDPVLKFFVVAITGYGMATFEGPMLSLKNVNAIAHFTDWIIAHVHVGALAWNGFMAFGMIYWLVPRMSKGPLFSIKLANFHFWIGTLGIILYTLPMYVAGFLQASMWKQFNPDGTLTYGNFLETVTQIMPMYWMRAIGGTLYIIGMFVLVYNITKTIRANATIEDELAEAPELQKISSGRIKGEKFHPWLERKPIQLTILATVAILIGGIIQIVPTIMVKSNIPTIASVKPYSPLELEGRDLYIREGCVGCHSQMVRPFRSEVERYGPQSKAGEFVYDHPFLWGSKRTGPDLLRVGGKYNDNWHFNHMWNPQSTSSGSIMPGYKWLFDNSALDISDIEAKMKVMKTLGVPYTEAEIANAKTAIKQQSQKIEENLHADPDFVKSYEDSKKKAQAKGEKFVPMHEREIVALIAYIQRLGTDIKVKDNK, encoded by the coding sequence ATGGAAATGCAGCAGTTTTATTATGACAACAAAATTGTAAAAAAGTTTATTTACGCTACCATTGTTTTTGGGGTAGTGGGCATGGTCGTTGGACTTTTATTGGCCACACTTTTTTTATTCCCCAATCTTACCGATGGAATCTCTTGGTTGAGTTTTGGTAGATTAAGACCATTGCATACGAATGCGGTAATTTTTGCCTTTGTAGGAAATGCAATGTTTGCAGGTATTTATTATTCATTGCAACGATTGCTCAAAGCCAGGATGTTTAGTGATTTTCTAAGTAATCTTAACTTTTGGGGATGGCAATTAATAATTGTTGCTGCGGCAATTTCGCTTCCCATGGGATACAGTTCGTCAAAAGAGTATGCTGAATTAGAATGGCCTATAGATATTGCTATTGCTTTAATCTGGGTTGTTTTTGGTATCAATATGATAGGAACGATTTTAAAAAGAAGAGAACGTCATTTATACGTTGCCATTTGGTTTTACTTGGCCACTTTTGTAACGGTAGCTGTATTGCATATTTTCAATAGTTTGGCTATACCTGTTTCTGGGATGAAAAGTTATTCTGTTTATGCAGGGGTTCAGGATGCCTTGGTACAATGGTGGTATGGACATAATGCAGTGGCATTTTTCTTGACGACTCCGTTTTTAGGATTAATGTATTATTTTATTCCAAAAGCGGCTAATCGTCCGGTATATTCTTACCGTTTATCCATTGTTCACTTCTGGTCATTAATATTTTTATATATCTGGGCAGGTCCTCACCATTTGTTGTATTCTGCTTTGCCAAACTGGGCTCAGAATTTAGGTGTTGTTTTCTCAGTGATGTTGATTGCTCCGTCTTGGGGAGGTATGATTAATGGTTTGTTGACTTTGCGTGGTGCTTGGGATAAAGTTCGTGTTGATCCAGTATTGAAGTTTTTTGTGGTAGCAATTACTGGTTATGGTATGGCTACATTTGAAGGACCGATGTTGTCTTTGAAAAACGTAAACGCAATAGCGCACTTTACGGATTGGATTATTGCTCACGTTCACGTAGGTGCGTTAGCTTGGAATGGATTTATGGCTTTTGGTATGATTTATTGGTTGGTTCCAAGAATGTCTAAAGGACCTTTGTTCTCTATTAAATTGGCAAATTTTCACTTCTGGATTGGAACTTTAGGAATTATACTTTATACGCTTCCAATGTATGTTGCCGGATTTTTACAGGCTTCTATGTGGAAACAATTTAATCCTGACGGAACATTAACTTATGGTAATTTCTTGGAAACGGTAACGCAAATTATGCCAATGTACTGGATGCGTGCCATTGGAGGAACTTTATATATTATCGGGATGTTTGTATTAGTGTATAATATCACTAAAACAATCAGAGCCAATGCTACAATTGAAGACGAACTGGCTGAAGCTCCTGAATTACAAAAAATTAGCAGTGGACGAATTAAAGGAGAAAAGTTTCATCCTTGGTTAGAAAGAAAACCAATTCAATTAACCATTCTGGCTACTGTGGCTATCTTGATTGGAGGAATTATTCAAATTGTTCCTACAATCATGGTAAAATCGAACATTCCTACTATCGCGAGCGTGAAACCCTATTCTCCTTTAGAATTAGAAGGTCGTGATTTATACATCCGAGAAGGTTGTGTGGGTTGCCACTCTCAAATGGTACGTCCATTTAGAAGTGAAGTAGAACGTTACGGACCACAATCAAAAGCGGGTGAGTTTGTTTACGATCATCCATTCCTTTGGGGATCAAAACGTACTGGACCGGATTTATTGAGAGTGGGTGGGAAGTATAATGACAACTGGCATTTTAATCATATGTGGAATCCACAAAGTACTTCTTCAGGATCTATTATGCCAGGTTACAAATGGTTGTTTGATAATAGCGCTTTAGATATTTCGGATATTGAGGCTAAGATGAAAGTGATGAAAACTCTTGGTGTGCCTTATACTGAGGCTGAAATCGCTAATGCTAAAACAGCAATTAAACAGCAATCTCAAAAGATTGAAGAAAATCTTCATGCAGACCCTGATTTTGTGAAAAGTTATGAAGACAGCAAGAAGAAAGCGCAAGCAAAAGGTGAAAAATTTGTGCCAATGCATGAAAGAGAAATTGTTGCATTAATCGCTTACATACAACGTTTAGGGACTGATATCAAAGTAAAAGACAACAAGTAA
- the ccoS gene encoding cbb3-type cytochrome oxidase assembly protein CcoS, with the protein MSVIYLLISISIFVAVAFFIAFITAVKSGQYDDDYTPSVRMLFDDEIKITSKKEKQTTEEKQN; encoded by the coding sequence ATGAGTGTCATTTATTTATTAATCTCCATCAGCATATTTGTAGCTGTCGCATTTTTTATTGCTTTTATAACAGCTGTTAAAAGTGGTCAATATGACGATGATTATACACCATCGGTCAGAATGCTTTTTGACGACGAAATCAAGATCACATCTAAAAAAGAAAAACAAACAACAGAAGAAAAACAAAATTAA
- a CDS encoding Crp/Fnr family transcriptional regulator, with the protein MSKCEQCIVREFSSLKALNKEELLKVANCKTSYTIKKGDAIFGEGESINGIYCIKEGVCKLSKLSANGKDHIVKLVKSGELLGQRSMISDEPANLSAIALEDMEVCFIPKTEIMGFFDKNNQFSMSVMKNICGDLKESDDHMVSMAQKTVKERLAQTLIYLGENFGKNEDGSLHIQLSREELAGMIGTATESCIRLLSDFNKLGLIELTGKKITLKEINKLKKLAE; encoded by the coding sequence ATGAGTAAGTGCGAACAATGTATTGTTAGAGAATTCAGCTCACTGAAAGCTCTAAATAAAGAAGAACTCCTGAAAGTAGCCAACTGTAAAACTTCCTATACGATTAAAAAAGGAGATGCTATTTTTGGCGAAGGCGAAAGCATCAATGGAATTTATTGCATTAAGGAGGGGGTTTGCAAATTATCTAAATTGAGTGCAAATGGAAAAGACCATATTGTCAAGTTAGTTAAATCAGGTGAATTGCTAGGTCAACGTTCAATGATAAGCGACGAACCCGCTAATTTGAGCGCTATTGCTCTTGAAGATATGGAAGTTTGTTTTATTCCAAAGACAGAAATAATGGGGTTTTTCGACAAGAACAACCAATTCTCAATGAGTGTAATGAAAAACATTTGTGGAGATTTAAAAGAATCTGATGATCATATGGTCTCTATGGCTCAAAAAACAGTAAAAGAGCGCTTAGCCCAAACTTTAATTTATCTGGGAGAGAATTTTGGCAAAAATGAAGACGGTTCTTTACATATTCAATTATCAAGAGAAGAATTAGCCGGAATGATAGGTACAGCTACCGAAAGCTGTATCCGTTTATTGTCTGATTTCAACAAGTTAGGGTTAATTGAATTAACGGGTAAAAAAATCACCCTTAAAGAGATTAACAAACTAAAAAAACTAGCCGAATAA
- a CDS encoding cbb3-type cytochrome c oxidase N-terminal domain-containing protein, with the protein MKKLIPAYLRVLIIFFVIFGVTEYFVDSGDRPAFIKYPMVSLFLFVFLFLLIAIEITISAIDNVTYQLLTDDQKLKLEKENSKSFREKQWYKKLMQSLTKTEPIENEAGLLLNHDYDGIKELDNNLPPWWVYLFYACIVFSAVYLVKFEILDGDNQEMELKKELAQAKIDVAEYMKNAPDLMDEKTVTLLTDPADLAKGETLFTTNCAACHRADGGGQIGPNLTDENWILGGGIKDIFHTISNGGRDGKGMIAWKGTLKPKEIQAVSSYILSLKGSNPKDAKEAEGELWVEENK; encoded by the coding sequence ATGAAAAAATTAATTCCAGCATATCTAAGAGTACTAATAATTTTCTTTGTCATATTTGGCGTAACGGAATATTTTGTTGACTCAGGCGATCGTCCGGCGTTTATAAAATACCCAATGGTTTCATTGTTTTTATTTGTATTTCTTTTCCTTTTAATAGCGATAGAAATCACAATAAGTGCTATCGATAATGTGACTTATCAGTTGCTTACTGATGACCAAAAGTTGAAATTGGAAAAAGAAAATAGTAAGAGTTTCAGGGAAAAGCAATGGTATAAAAAACTAATGCAAAGCCTTACCAAAACCGAACCTATTGAAAACGAAGCAGGTCTGTTATTGAATCATGATTATGATGGCATCAAGGAATTAGACAATAATTTGCCGCCATGGTGGGTTTATTTGTTCTATGCTTGTATCGTGTTTTCGGCAGTTTATCTGGTTAAATTTGAAATATTAGATGGTGATAATCAGGAAATGGAGCTTAAAAAAGAATTGGCTCAGGCCAAGATTGACGTGGCTGAGTACATGAAAAACGCGCCAGACTTAATGGATGAAAAAACAGTTACTCTATTGACAGATCCTGCAGATTTAGCAAAAGGGGAGACATTGTTCACAACTAATTGTGCAGCTTGCCACAGAGCAGATGGAGGAGGACAAATTGGTCCAAATCTAACTGATGAGAATTGGATTTTAGGAGGCGGAATTAAAGATATTTTCCATACCATTTCAAATGGAGGACGTGACGGTAAAGGGATGATTGCCTGGAAAGGGACTTTAAAACCAAAAGAAATTCAGGCGGTTTCCAGTTATATATTGTCATTGAAAGGAAGTAATCCAAAAGATGCCAAAGAGGCCGAAGGAGAGCTTTGGGTTGAAGAAAATAAATAG
- the mazG gene encoding nucleoside triphosphate pyrophosphohydrolase: protein MNARQTQLKAFERLLDIMDDLREKCPWDKKQTMQTLRHLTIEETYELGDAILDNDLNEVKKELGDLLLHIVFYAKIGSETNDFDIADVCNEICDKLIHRHPHIYSDTVVKDEEEVKQNWEKLKLKEGKKSVLEGVPRSLPALVKASRIQDKVKGVGFDWEESHQVWDKVQEELQELQDEVQAGDQDAIEAEFGDVLFSMINYARFLNVNPEDALERTNKKFIKRFQYLESKAGELGKPLMDMTLAEMDVFWEEAKKI from the coding sequence ATGAACGCAAGACAAACTCAGCTTAAGGCTTTCGAGAGATTACTAGATATTATGGATGATTTGCGCGAAAAATGTCCTTGGGATAAAAAGCAAACCATGCAAACATTGCGTCATTTGACTATTGAAGAAACCTATGAATTAGGTGACGCTATCCTAGATAATGATTTGAATGAAGTTAAAAAAGAGTTGGGTGATTTGTTATTGCACATTGTTTTCTATGCTAAGATAGGGAGCGAAACAAATGATTTTGATATTGCCGACGTTTGCAACGAAATTTGTGATAAATTGATTCACCGTCACCCTCATATTTACAGTGATACGGTTGTGAAAGATGAAGAAGAAGTGAAACAAAACTGGGAAAAACTAAAGCTTAAGGAAGGAAAAAAATCGGTTCTTGAAGGAGTGCCAAGGAGTTTACCGGCATTAGTAAAGGCGAGCAGGATTCAGGATAAGGTGAAAGGTGTTGGCTTTGACTGGGAAGAATCGCATCAGGTTTGGGATAAGGTTCAGGAAGAATTGCAAGAACTGCAAGATGAGGTGCAAGCCGGTGATCAAGATGCGATTGAAGCTGAGTTTGGCGATGTCCTTTTCTCGATGATTAATTATGCAAGATTTTTGAATGTAAATCCAGAAGATGCTTTGGAACGAACCAATAAAAAATTTATAAAACGCTTTCAGTATTTAGAAAGTAAAGCTGGGGAATTAGGCAAACCTTTAATGGATATGACTTTGGCAGAAATGGATGTTTTTTGGGAAGAAGCTAAGAAAATTTAG
- a CDS encoding FixH family protein yields the protein MKINWGKGIAIAIALFMGFILYFVIKVQSDSKYDNDLVVEEYYKHDARFDEEMIRAQNAQDLVEKPTITNAENGVTIVFPAVFVPSKIKGKVSLYRPSNKKFDFEIPISISNPSLLIPKSNLVGGQWDLNMEWEYEGKQYLTKKTIYIK from the coding sequence ATGAAAATCAATTGGGGAAAAGGAATTGCCATTGCTATAGCGTTGTTCATGGGTTTTATTTTATATTTTGTCATTAAAGTGCAATCAGATTCAAAATACGATAATGATTTGGTTGTCGAAGAATATTACAAACACGATGCTCGTTTTGATGAAGAAATGATACGCGCACAAAATGCGCAAGATTTAGTTGAAAAACCCACTATAACTAACGCTGAAAACGGAGTTACTATCGTGTTTCCAGCTGTTTTTGTACCTAGTAAAATTAAAGGAAAAGTGTCCCTTTATAGACCGTCTAATAAAAAATTTGATTTCGAAATCCCAATTTCGATTTCTAATCCATCTTTGCTCATACCTAAATCAAATTTGGTAGGCGGTCAATGGGACCTTAATATGGAATGGGAATATGAAGGGAAACAATACCTGACTAAGAAAACAATTTATATTAAATAG
- the ccoG gene encoding cytochrome c oxidase accessory protein CcoG translates to MSKLPDQAFRDTIGTIDGEGKRKFIFPKKPSGKFYEYRKWVSYFLLIVLIANPFIKINGNQFMMFNILERRFNIFGFPFWPQDFYIFVLFMIVGVVFVILFTVIFGRIFCGWICPQTIFLEMVFRRIEYWIEGDRGAQIRLSKQEWNAEKIRKKGIKWTIFLLISFGIANVFLAYLIGSDTLIEMIEEGPASHWSTLIALSIFTGVFYFVFVWFREQVCIIACPYGRLQGVLLDNKSINVAYDFVRGEKEAGRAKFNKQEDRATTGKGDCIDCKQCVNVCPTGIDIRNGTQLECVNCTACIDECDVIMESVGLPKGLIRYASEDEIEKKAAFKFTPRMKGYTAILAILVGVLIGLLFLRTDVEATILRLPGQLFQHKGDNISNVFTYKIINKTNNDFKEIHFKLTELKGTLKVVGSQTLSVPKQGMKSGTLFIEIPQYLLESDKTKLRIEVYNGDEKIETSTTTFLSPRSFD, encoded by the coding sequence ATGTCAAAATTACCAGATCAAGCATTTAGAGATACCATTGGTACAATTGATGGTGAAGGAAAAAGGAAATTTATTTTTCCTAAAAAACCTTCGGGGAAATTTTATGAATACAGAAAGTGGGTTAGTTATTTTCTGTTGATTGTTTTAATTGCCAATCCTTTTATAAAAATTAACGGCAATCAATTCATGATGTTTAACATTTTGGAGCGTCGTTTTAATATTTTTGGTTTTCCATTCTGGCCGCAGGATTTCTATATTTTTGTTCTTTTTATGATTGTGGGTGTGGTTTTTGTCATCCTTTTTACGGTGATTTTTGGTAGAATATTTTGCGGTTGGATCTGCCCCCAAACGATCTTTCTAGAAATGGTTTTTCGCCGAATTGAGTACTGGATTGAAGGTGACAGAGGAGCACAAATTCGATTATCAAAACAAGAATGGAATGCCGAAAAAATTAGAAAAAAAGGTATTAAGTGGACTATTTTCTTATTGATTTCTTTTGGAATAGCTAATGTTTTTTTGGCTTATCTTATCGGTAGCGATACTTTGATAGAAATGATAGAAGAAGGTCCTGCAAGCCATTGGAGTACATTGATTGCCTTGTCAATCTTTACAGGTGTTTTCTATTTTGTTTTTGTGTGGTTTAGAGAACAAGTTTGCATTATTGCCTGTCCTTATGGCAGATTACAAGGTGTACTCTTAGATAATAAATCCATAAATGTAGCCTACGATTTTGTTCGTGGCGAAAAAGAAGCTGGTCGAGCCAAATTCAATAAACAAGAAGACAGGGCTACAACTGGAAAAGGAGATTGTATTGATTGCAAACAATGCGTCAATGTTTGTCCAACGGGTATAGATATTCGAAACGGAACTCAGTTGGAGTGTGTGAACTGTACCGCTTGTATTGACGAATGCGATGTGATAATGGAAAGTGTAGGATTGCCTAAAGGCCTTATACGCTATGCTTCGGAAGATGAAATTGAGAAAAAAGCAGCATTTAAATTCACACCAAGAATGAAGGGTTATACCGCAATCTTGGCCATCTTAGTGGGGGTTTTGATAGGATTGTTGTTTTTGCGAACAGATGTTGAAGCAACTATCTTAAGATTACCTGGGCAGCTTTTTCAACATAAAGGGGATAATATTAGCAATGTTTTTACCTATAAAATTATTAATAAGACCAATAATGATTTCAAAGAGATTCATTTCAAATTGACAGAATTGAAAGGAACATTAAAGGTGGTAGGAAGTCAGACGCTTAGCGTACCAAAACAAGGGATGAAAAGTGGCACTTTGTTTATTGAAATTCCGCAGTATTTATTAGAAAGTGATAAAACAAAGTTGAGAATTGAGGTTTATAATGGTGATGAGAAAATTGAAACCAGTACCACCACTTTTTTAAGTCCACGAAGTTTTGACTAA